Proteins found in one Rhodobacteraceae bacterium D3-12 genomic segment:
- the argS gene encoding arginine--tRNA ligase produces MNLFSDIRALVIDTLTLMQGEGVLPEGLDMANVAVEPPRDAAHGDMATNAAMVLAKPAGKKPRDIAEDLAARLSADARIVSADVAGPGFLNLRLATGMWQDVVRAALEAGSDFGRSTLGEGKRVNVEYVSANPTGPLHVGHTRGAVFGDALASLLDFVGYDVTREYYINDGGAQVDVLARSVYLRYLEAHGQEVAFEDGTYPGDYLIEAGETLKAKVGDAYVGKDESDWLAEVREFSTDAMMELIRGDLAELGVKMDVFYSEKSLYGTGRIEAALKALEDKGLIYEGVLEPPKGKKPEDWEPREQTLFKSTEHGDDVDRPVMKSDGSWTYFAPDIAYHYDKVSRGFDALIDVFGADHGGYVKRMKAAVSALSDGKVPLDIKLTQLVKLWKDGEPFKMSKRDGTFIMLRDLVDRVGADVTRFHMLTRKNDAALDFDFDKVMEQSKDNPVFYVQYAHARVCSVLRKAEEAGIATDVATISAADLALLDHEAELNVARKIAEWPRLVETAGRSNEPHRVAFYLYELASEFHSLWNRGNEEPSLRFLQEGDAATSQAKIALARSVAVVISAGLGILGVIPAEEMR; encoded by the coding sequence ATGAACCTTTTTTCCGATATTCGCGCCTTGGTGATTGACACATTGACCTTGATGCAGGGCGAGGGGGTTTTGCCCGAAGGTCTCGACATGGCTAATGTGGCTGTAGAGCCGCCGCGTGATGCAGCGCATGGCGACATGGCGACAAATGCGGCGATGGTTCTGGCCAAACCTGCCGGCAAGAAACCGCGTGACATTGCTGAAGATTTGGCTGCGCGTCTCTCTGCTGATGCGCGGATCGTCAGCGCAGATGTTGCGGGACCGGGGTTTTTGAACCTGCGGTTGGCGACTGGGATGTGGCAGGATGTGGTGCGTGCGGCGCTTGAGGCCGGGTCCGACTTCGGGCGCTCAACTCTGGGAGAGGGGAAGCGCGTAAACGTCGAGTATGTCTCAGCGAACCCAACCGGGCCTTTGCACGTGGGGCACACGCGCGGTGCCGTGTTCGGCGATGCGCTGGCTAGCCTCTTGGATTTCGTCGGTTATGACGTGACGCGCGAGTATTATATCAACGATGGCGGTGCGCAGGTTGATGTGCTCGCTCGGTCGGTTTACCTGCGCTATCTCGAAGCGCATGGGCAGGAGGTGGCGTTCGAGGATGGCACTTACCCCGGTGATTACCTGATCGAGGCGGGGGAAACTCTTAAAGCCAAGGTGGGCGATGCTTATGTCGGCAAGGACGAGTCCGATTGGCTGGCCGAGGTGCGGGAGTTTTCCACCGATGCGATGATGGAACTGATCCGCGGCGATTTGGCGGAATTGGGCGTCAAGATGGACGTGTTCTATTCGGAAAAGTCACTTTACGGCACGGGCCGGATCGAGGCGGCGTTGAAAGCCCTTGAAGATAAGGGGCTGATCTATGAGGGCGTGCTCGAGCCACCCAAGGGCAAAAAGCCCGAAGATTGGGAACCGCGCGAGCAAACGCTGTTCAAATCGACGGAGCATGGTGATGACGTGGATCGCCCGGTGATGAAATCGGATGGGTCGTGGACCTATTTCGCGCCGGACATCGCTTATCATTATGACAAGGTTTCCAGAGGCTTCGACGCTCTTATTGATGTATTTGGCGCAGACCATGGCGGCTATGTTAAACGGATGAAGGCCGCGGTTTCGGCCTTGTCCGATGGCAAGGTGCCGCTTGATATCAAGCTGACCCAGCTGGTGAAGCTCTGGAAAGATGGCGAGCCGTTCAAGATGTCGAAACGGGATGGCACGTTTATCATGCTACGCGACCTTGTTGATCGTGTCGGCGCGGATGTCACGCGGTTCCACATGCTGACGCGCAAAAACGATGCGGCTCTGGATTTCGATTTTGACAAGGTGATGGAGCAATCCAAGGACAATCCCGTCTTCTACGTCCAATACGCCCACGCACGGGTATGTTCGGTGCTTCGGAAAGCCGAAGAGGCCGGGATCGCGACAGATGTTGCAACGATTTCGGCGGCGGATCTTGCTCTGCTTGATCATGAGGCCGAGCTAAACGTCGCGCGGAAAATCGCTGAATGGCCGCGTTTGGTGGAAACGGCCGGGCGATCGAACGAGCCACATCGCGTGGCGTTTTACCTCTACGAACTGGCCAGCGAGTTTCATTCGCTGTGGAATCGCGGCAATGAAGAACCCTCGCTACGCTTCCTTCAGGAAGGGGATGCAGCGACCAGTCAGGCAAAAATCGCCCTCGCGCGCTCTGTGGCCGTTGTTATTTCCGCAGGTCTTGGTATTCTGGGCGTAATCCCGGCAGAAGAAATGCGGTAA
- the typA gene encoding translational GTPase TypA: protein MDLRNIAIIAHVDHGKTTLVDELLKQSGAFRDNQAVAERAMDSNDLERERGITIFAKPTSVEYKGTRINIVDTPGHADFGGEVERILSMVDGVVLLVDAAEGPMPQTKFVTSKALALGLRPIVVLNKVDKPDAEPDRALDECFDLFASLDADDDQLDFPHMYASGRSGWADAELDGPRKDLHALFNLIVNHVPAPRQLAHQDEDFSMLATTLGSDPFVGRLLTGRVETGRLKVGATVQALSRIGQKIEQFRVTRIQAFRGLGEQDIEEAIAGDIVSLAGMSKATVADTICALAVDTALDAQPIDPPTISVTFGINDSPLAGRDGKKVQSRVIRDRLMKEAESNVAIKITDTPGGEAFEVAGRGELQMGVLIENMRREGFELSISRPQVLMREEDGKRLEPVEEVTIDVDDEYSGAVIEKLTGARKGELTEMKPAGAGKTRIIAHVPSRGLIGYHGEFLTDTRGTGVLNRVFHGWTPHKGSIPGRRAGVLISMENGEAVAYALWNLEDRGKMFISPQEKIYTGMIIGEHSRENDLEVNPLKGKKLTNVRASGTDEAVRLTTPITLSLEEAIAYINDDELVEVTPNAIRLRKRHLDPHERKRAAKTY, encoded by the coding sequence ATGGACCTGCGAAATATCGCGATCATCGCCCACGTCGACCACGGCAAAACCACCCTCGTGGACGAGCTTTTGAAACAATCCGGCGCGTTCCGCGACAATCAGGCCGTGGCCGAACGGGCCATGGACTCCAATGACCTCGAACGCGAGCGCGGCATCACCATCTTTGCCAAGCCGACCTCGGTCGAATACAAAGGCACGCGGATCAATATCGTCGACACTCCCGGCCACGCCGATTTCGGTGGCGAGGTTGAGCGGATTCTCTCGATGGTTGATGGTGTTGTCCTTCTGGTCGATGCCGCCGAAGGGCCGATGCCGCAAACCAAATTTGTGACCTCCAAGGCGCTGGCGCTTGGCCTTCGCCCAATCGTGGTGCTGAACAAGGTCGACAAACCCGACGCCGAGCCTGATCGCGCGCTGGATGAGTGTTTTGATTTGTTCGCCAGCCTCGATGCCGATGACGATCAACTTGATTTCCCGCATATGTATGCTTCTGGCCGCTCAGGCTGGGCAGACGCCGAGCTGGACGGGCCGCGCAAAGATTTGCACGCGCTCTTCAATCTTATCGTGAACCATGTGCCTGCTCCGCGTCAGTTGGCGCATCAGGACGAAGACTTTTCCATGTTGGCCACCACTCTGGGCTCTGACCCCTTCGTCGGTCGCCTGCTTACCGGGCGCGTTGAAACCGGTCGCCTCAAAGTTGGCGCAACAGTTCAAGCTCTCAGCCGTATCGGCCAAAAAATCGAACAATTCCGTGTAACACGTATCCAAGCCTTCCGTGGCCTTGGCGAACAAGACATCGAAGAAGCCATCGCTGGTGATATCGTTTCGCTTGCGGGCATGTCCAAGGCGACAGTTGCCGACACCATTTGCGCCTTGGCCGTAGACACCGCGCTTGATGCACAACCGATTGATCCGCCGACGATCTCGGTCACCTTCGGAATCAACGACTCCCCGCTTGCCGGGCGCGACGGCAAAAAGGTCCAATCGCGCGTGATCCGCGATCGACTGATGAAAGAAGCCGAATCCAACGTCGCGATCAAGATCACCGACACCCCCGGTGGCGAAGCCTTCGAAGTTGCGGGTCGTGGTGAACTGCAAATGGGCGTTCTGATCGAAAACATGCGCCGCGAGGGGTTCGAGCTCAGTATCTCTCGTCCGCAAGTACTCATGCGCGAAGAGGACGGCAAACGTCTTGAGCCGGTCGAAGAAGTCACCATCGACGTGGATGACGAATACTCCGGCGCTGTGATTGAAAAGCTGACCGGCGCTCGCAAGGGTGAATTGACGGAAATGAAGCCTGCCGGTGCGGGCAAAACCCGGATCATCGCGCATGTGCCCTCCCGTGGTCTGATCGGGTATCATGGCGAATTCCTGACCGACACGCGCGGCACTGGCGTTCTGAACCGTGTCTTCCACGGTTGGACACCGCACAAAGGCTCCATTCCCGGTCGTCGGGCTGGTGTGCTGATTTCGATGGAGAACGGCGAGGCCGTCGCTTACGCGCTCTGGAACCTTGAAGATCGCGGCAAAATGTTCATCTCTCCCCAAGAGAAAATCTACACCGGGATGATCATTGGCGAACACAGCCGCGAAAACGATCTCGAAGTGAACCCGCTCAAGGGGAAGAAGCTCACCAACGTGCGTGCTTCGGGCACCGATGAGGCCGTGCGCCTGACCACGCCGATCACGCTCTCTTTGGAAGAAGCAATCGCTTACATTAACGATGACGAACTGGTTGAGGTCACGCCAAACGCGATCCGTTTGCGCAAGCGGCACCTTGATCCGCACGAACGCAAACGTGCTGCAAAAACCTATTGA
- a CDS encoding DUF1330 domain-containing protein: MGALWIAHVTVTDAEAYGKYAELAGPAIAKHGGEFIARGGKFVQLEGKERPRNVVAKFPSVDAAVNCYHSDEYQAALAHAKGASERELMVVETSD; this comes from the coding sequence ATGGGCGCACTTTGGATCGCACATGTCACGGTGACGGATGCCGAAGCTTATGGCAAATACGCGGAATTGGCGGGACCGGCGATAGCCAAGCACGGTGGAGAATTTATCGCTCGTGGTGGTAAATTCGTGCAGTTGGAAGGCAAGGAGCGTCCGCGCAATGTCGTGGCGAAGTTTCCGAGCGTGGACGCTGCGGTGAACTGCTATCACTCGGACGAATACCAAGCAGCGCTTGCCCACGCGAAAGGCGCAAGCGAACGTGAATTGATGGTGGTTGAAACCAGCGATTGA
- the alaS gene encoding alanine--tRNA ligase — translation MPSLNDIRSTFLNYFAKNGHEIVPSSPLVPRNDPTLMFVNSGMVQFKNLFTGVETRDYNRATSAQKCVRAGGKHNDLDNVGYTARHHTFFEMLGNFSFGDYFKSDAIPFAWELITKELDIPAEKLLVTVYHTDDEAAEIWKKVAELPDERIIRIPTNDNFWMMGPTGPCGPCTEIFFDHGDHIWGGPPGSPEEDGDRFVEIWNLVFMQNEQFEDGSMKALDMQSIDTGMGIERVAALLQGTNDNYATDLIRALIEASADVTSTDPDGPGKTHHRVIADHLRSTSFLIADGVMPSNDGRGYVLRRIMRRAMRHAHLLGAKDPVMHKLVKSLVSQMGAAYPELGRAQALIEETLELEETRFKTTLDRGLKLLDDELAGLPEGAALPGEAAFKLYDTYGFPLDLTQDALREKDREVDTEGFDTAMAEQKAKARAAWSGSGEAADATHWFDVADAHGASDFLGYDTEVAEGQVLALIKDGVSVEALAVGEEGWAVLNQTPFYAESGGQVADHGFVRRLDDMDDVCSVSDVQKFADGKIIAHKLVPQQGGLSVGDTVSLEVDHARRSKVRANHSATHLLHEALRVHLGEHVAQRGSLNAEDRLRFDFSHAKGLSNDELRKVGEEVNGFIRQNSAVSTRIMTPDDARGIGAQALFGEKYGDEVRVVSMGTAATGKGMDGETYSIELCGGTHVKQTGDIGVCVILSDSASSAGVRRIEALTGAAAFEHLEAQAGLVADLAGALKAQAGELPERLKSLLDERKALQNEVAQLRRELAMSGGAGQGGGTEAEEVNGVKFFAQVLSGVSGKDLPALIDEHKQRLESGAVLLIADAGGKAAVAAGVTADLTDSLSAVDLVRAAVGELGGKGGGGRPDMAQGGGKDAANADAAIKAAKAAIGG, via the coding sequence ATGCCCAGCCTGAACGACATCCGGTCAACCTTCCTGAACTATTTTGCCAAGAACGGTCACGAGATTGTTCCGAGTTCCCCGCTTGTGCCGCGCAACGACCCGACGTTGATGTTTGTCAACTCGGGCATGGTGCAGTTCAAGAACCTGTTCACCGGCGTTGAGACGCGTGATTACAACCGCGCGACCTCGGCGCAAAAATGCGTGAGGGCAGGCGGCAAGCACAATGATCTCGACAATGTTGGTTATACCGCGCGTCACCATACGTTTTTTGAGATGCTGGGAAATTTCAGCTTTGGTGACTATTTCAAGTCTGACGCCATTCCCTTTGCTTGGGAGCTGATAACCAAGGAATTGGATATCCCGGCCGAGAAGTTGTTGGTGACAGTCTATCACACCGATGACGAGGCGGCGGAAATTTGGAAAAAAGTCGCGGAGCTACCGGATGAGCGCATCATTCGAATTCCGACCAACGACAATTTCTGGATGATGGGGCCGACTGGTCCATGCGGACCTTGCACCGAAATTTTCTTTGATCATGGCGATCACATTTGGGGTGGCCCACCGGGTAGCCCCGAAGAAGATGGCGATCGTTTTGTGGAAATCTGGAACCTTGTTTTCATGCAGAACGAGCAGTTTGAGGACGGCTCGATGAAGGCGCTCGACATGCAGTCGATTGACACCGGCATGGGGATTGAGCGGGTCGCAGCGTTGTTGCAGGGCACCAACGACAACTATGCCACGGACTTGATCCGCGCGCTGATTGAAGCTTCGGCAGATGTGACAAGCACCGATCCGGATGGGCCGGGTAAGACCCACCATCGGGTGATCGCGGATCATTTGCGCTCGACCAGTTTCTTGATCGCGGACGGGGTGATGCCTAGCAACGACGGGCGTGGTTATGTGCTGCGCCGGATTATGCGACGGGCGATGCGGCACGCGCATCTTTTGGGCGCAAAAGACCCGGTAATGCATAAATTGGTCAAGTCACTCGTGTCGCAAATGGGCGCTGCCTATCCCGAGCTTGGTCGCGCGCAGGCGTTGATTGAGGAGACGCTGGAACTGGAAGAGACCCGGTTTAAGACCACGCTTGATCGCGGCTTGAAGCTTCTTGATGATGAATTGGCAGGCTTGCCGGAAGGGGCCGCGTTGCCCGGTGAGGCGGCGTTCAAGCTGTATGATACATATGGCTTTCCGCTGGATCTGACGCAGGATGCGCTGCGCGAAAAGGATCGTGAGGTTGATACCGAAGGGTTCGACACCGCAATGGCCGAGCAAAAGGCCAAAGCGCGTGCCGCATGGTCAGGGTCGGGCGAAGCGGCTGATGCCACCCACTGGTTCGATGTTGCCGATGCGCATGGCGCGAGCGATTTCCTTGGCTATGACACAGAAGTCGCCGAGGGACAGGTTCTGGCGTTAATCAAAGATGGCGTGTCTGTTGAGGCTTTGGCCGTGGGAGAAGAGGGCTGGGCCGTATTGAACCAGACGCCGTTTTACGCCGAAAGTGGTGGCCAGGTGGCCGACCATGGTTTTGTCCGGCGCTTGGACGACATGGATGATGTCTGTTCTGTATCGGACGTTCAAAAGTTTGCTGACGGCAAGATCATCGCCCATAAATTGGTGCCGCAACAAGGCGGATTGTCAGTGGGCGATACTGTGTCTTTGGAAGTAGATCATGCGCGACGCAGCAAGGTACGAGCCAACCATTCGGCAACACATTTGTTGCACGAGGCGTTGCGGGTGCATCTAGGTGAGCATGTGGCCCAGCGAGGGTCGCTAAATGCAGAGGACCGGCTTCGCTTTGATTTCAGCCACGCCAAGGGGTTAAGCAATGACGAGCTGCGCAAAGTGGGTGAAGAAGTGAATGGCTTCATCCGCCAGAATAGCGCGGTCAGCACACGGATCATGACGCCAGATGATGCGCGCGGGATTGGTGCGCAGGCATTGTTCGGAGAGAAGTACGGTGATGAGGTTCGTGTCGTGTCGATGGGCACGGCGGCGACCGGCAAAGGCATGGACGGGGAGACGTATTCCATCGAGCTTTGTGGCGGGACACATGTGAAGCAGACCGGGGACATTGGCGTTTGCGTCATCCTGAGTGACAGTGCGTCGAGCGCCGGCGTTCGACGTATCGAGGCGCTCACCGGGGCGGCCGCGTTTGAGCATCTGGAAGCGCAAGCCGGGCTGGTTGCCGATTTGGCAGGCGCGTTGAAAGCGCAGGCAGGAGAGCTGCCTGAACGATTGAAATCGCTGTTGGATGAGCGCAAGGCGTTGCAGAACGAAGTGGCACAGTTGCGACGCGAGTTGGCGATGTCAGGCGGTGCCGGACAAGGCGGCGGAACCGAAGCTGAAGAGGTTAACGGCGTGAAATTCTTCGCACAGGTCCTTTCCGGTGTGTCGGGTAAAGATCTTCCAGCGCTGATTGATGAGCATAAACAACGGCTGGAAAGCGGAGCGGTTTTGTTGATCGCGGATGCGGGTGGTAAAGCCGCAGTCGCCGCCGGGGTCACAGCAGATTTGACAGATAGCCTGTCAGCTGTTGATCTTGTGCGTGCTGCCGTTGGAGAGTTGGGTGGAAAAGGCGGTGGCGGTCGCCCTGATATGGCGCAGGGTGGCGGCAAGGACGCGGCCAACGCGGATGCAGCAATCAAGGCGGCAAAAGCCGCAATTGGAGGATAA